In Candidatus Contubernalis alkalaceticus, the genomic window AATCCGGCAGGGGCCGTTCAAACAGATTCTACAACAAACACCGGTACTTCCATAGTTACACTGAGGCTGCTGATCCAGATACCGCTGAAACGCCGTATCGTAACCCTTGTCCTCAATCTGCTCCAGGATTTCCAGAGCCGCTGGATCTGAAGTGTTTTTAAAGTCTTTTGCTTTTTTACTCACTTAGCTCATTCCTCCTTATTTTCCCTTCAATTTAACCTATTCGCTTAATTCATAAGTCAAACGTATAAATTATGTACATTTAAGTATATTTAAGTTTATCTTTTTTTTTAGGGAATAAGACCCCCACCTCTAAACGTTAGCGTTTGTGGGGCTTAAAATCTGGTGGAGTAGAGTCTCCACCAGATTCCCCGATTTTTTAAGCTTGCTGAAACCAGTTCGCTTAAACACATTTTGGTACATTGCACCAATCATAACAATATTTGATTAAACCATCTTTCACCTGGTAGACTCTTTGACAAAGCCACTTCAAGACTTATCCTTATGCCCTCAAAAACAAAAAATCTAGTGCCGCCCCTCACCTCCTTAAGTCAAACTAATTGCCTCCCACCTGGATCAATTACCACAATTATTCAGCAGCAATTATTTTAATTAACTTCTTCTTCAGACAAAACATAAGGACGGTTCTCCTGTCTCCCATGATACCTTTACTACTATGATTGACTCTCAAACCGTCCCATAACTTTCAAATAAATTTATCAACTCCAAAATAACACTGGCCCATCAATATAAACCCATGCTACCTAAAATTTCCACTAAAATTACAGTTCGTCTAAAAAGCCTGTCCAGGCATCCCCACGTTCCTCACTCTTTAAAAATTTGATAGTTTCAATAATTTCCAGAGCATAGGCTGTGGACTCATCTGCCTGCCGGGACATGGCAAAGGAAATTTCTCCTTCCTTCACCCGGGCCCTCATCTCATTTAAAATTACGGGCAGCTGCCCCAGGCAGCTTATGCCGTCCCCCTCAGTAGTCCGGATGGCAGGAAGATAATAAGCTGTATCGGGATAGCTTATTATCTGCTGCAGCCCATAATCCTTCAGTGCCTTGCTCAAAAGTATTTCGGCATAGCTGAGAGTAACAATAGCTCTGCCAATGGACCGTAGGAATAACCTTTCAGCACTTTCACTGTCTTTGTTTCCCTCTTGGGCCATTTTTTTAATCCCTCCTAATGTAATGTTACTGCTTCACCTTCTCCGGTTTCTCCCCGGTGGTAAACACCAATTCTCCATCCCCGGCGTCCACAATAACTACGCCTTTATCATGGAATGTACCCTTCAACATTTCTTCTGACAGTTTATCCTCCACATGTTTTTGAATGGCCCTTCTCAATGGCCTGGCTCCATACACCGGGTCAAAACCTTCCTGAGCTAATAATTCCCTGGCCGATTCCGTAGTCTGGAGCTCAATATCGTAATCCCTGAGACGCTCCACCAACTCCTGCAGCATCAAGACCACAATCTCCTTCAGATGTTCCCTGGCTAAGGAATGAAATACAATCACTTCATCAATACGGTTTAAAAACTCCGGACGGAAGGTCCTTTTCAATTCCCCGAGGATCTGTTCCTTCATGCTCTCATAAGCGGCTTGTTCCCCTGCTGGCCTGAATCCCATGGTACCCTGTTTTTTAATATGGTTTGCTCCCACATTGGAGGTCATTATTACTACGGTATTTCTAAAATCTACAGTTCTGCCCTTACCGTCCGTAAGACGTCCATCCTCTAGAACCTGCAGCAGGACATTAAATACCTCGGGATGAGCTTTTTCTATTTCATCTAACAAGATTACAGAATAAGGTTTTCTCCTAACTCTTTCCGTCAGCTGCCCTCCTTCGTCAAATCCCACATAACCCGGAGGCGCTCCAATAAGCCGTGCAGTGGTATGCCTCTCCATATATTCCGACATATCCAGCCGGATGATAGAATCCTCGTCTCCGAAAAGAGACTCCGCCAAAGCCCTGGCCAGTTCTGTCTTGCCTACACCGGTGGGTCCCAGGAAAATAAATGATCCAATAGGCCTTCTAGGGTCCTTCAGCCCTGCCCTGGCTCTTCTGACTGCCCGGGACACAGCCACCACCGCTTCATCCTGCCCAATAACTCTCTGGTGCAGCACCTCTTCCAGCTTCAGCAATCTTTCACTCTCTTCCTCTGCCAGCTTTTTCACAGGAATACCCGTCCAGCTGGATACGATTTGAGCAATATCCTCCTCAGTAACCACGGACTTGTCGGTCACTTTTTTTTGCTCCCATTCTATCTTCAAATCCTCAACTTCTTCCCTCATTCTCTGCTCTCTATCCCTGAGCTTAGCAGCCAGCTCAAACTCCTGGCCCTTAATTGCACCCTCTTTTTCATTGCGCAGAGTTTCCAGTTTTTCTTCCATCTCTTTCAGATCCGGAGGCGGCATAAAGGTCTGAAGCCGCACCCGGGAACCGGCCTCATCAATCAGGTCAATTGCTTTATCCGGCAAAAAACGATCAGTGATATAACGATCTCCCAGTTTAACTGCAGCCTCCAGGGCAGCATCGCTCATCTCTACCCGGTGATGAGCTTCATAACGATCCCGTAAACCCTTTAGAATGGCTAGAGCCTCCTCCTTGGTGGGCTCCTCTACAGTAATAGGTTGAAACCTCCGCTCCAGGGCGGGATCCTTCTCAATATATTTCCGGTATTCATCCAGGGTAGTAGCTCCCACACACTGCAGTTCCCCCCTGGCCAGGGCAGGCTTCAAAATATTGGAAGCATCAATGGCTCCCTCTGCAGCGCCAGCTCCAATTATGGTGTGAAGTTCGTCGATGAATACGATCATATTGCCTGCAGACCTCAATTCATCAATAAGCTTTCTAAGCCTCTCCTCAAATTCACCCCGATATTTAGTTCCCGCCACCACTGCGGAAAGCTCCAGGGTAACCACCCTCTTCTCCTTTAGAGTCTCGGGAATATCGGCTGTAGTAATCCTTTGGGCCAATCCTTCCACGATGGCAGTTTTACCCACACCAGGTTCCCCAATAAGGCAGGGATTATTCTTAGTGCGGCGGCTTAATACCTGAATCACTCTTTCAATTTCCTTGTCACGGCCAATCACCGGGTCCAATTTCCCTTCCCTAGCCATCTTGGTTAAATCCTTACCGAAGGTATCAACGGTGGGAGTCTTGCTTCCCTTTTCGTACCCTCCAGTCATTCCTTGAGCATCTCCTCCCAGAAGGTGCATAACCTGAACCCGGGCCCTTTTCAAATCCACTCCCAGATTTGCCAGCACCTTAGCGGCGATTCCTTCCCCTTCTCTAATTAACCCTAACAGCAGGTGTTCTGTACCTACGTAATTATGACCCAGATTTCTTCCTTCTTCTATGGCCAACTCAATTACTTTTTTAGCCCTGGGAGTATAGCTGATGCTCTGAAGTATCGGTTTATCCCCCTTGCCTATCATTCTTTCAACTTCCTGGCGTACCTTCACCAGATCCACACCTAATTTCTGCAGAGCTCTGGCAGCAATACCCTCTCCCTCCCGCACCAATCCCAGCAGGAGGTGTTCTGTCCCCACGAAATTATGATTTAATCTCTTGGCTTCTTCTTGAGCCAGAAAAAGTACTTTTTGAGCCCTTTCGGTAAATCTTCCGAACATGAACATTGATATCACCTCACCTTTCAAATTTTGATATAAACTTTTACCTGATCTACACCGAATAAGTTTATATAAATTCATGACCTTCTTTGACTAACTATATATGGAAGCAATGTAATAGTTTTTTAGTGTGTTCTCTCATTCCTCAACCTTGCACCGCCTCCGCCAATTTCTCCCTAATTATACCAGCTCTGCTGACATCTATATCATAATCGCTCAGCTCTTTACCTTCGTTTTTTTGAATAAATGCAGGGCTGATAATAACCAACAGCTGATTCAGCACCTTAAGATCTACAGGCTTTAAAAGCCCCAGGTCAACTCCCAGTCGGAAATCTGAAAAAAGCTGCATGGCCTCCAAGGAACTCATAATCCTGGCATTGGAGAGAATACCATACGCCCGGCCTGCCCGATCTGCCAGCTTTTCCCGACATTCGTTCAAAAGACCCTGCCGGGCCCCCTCTTCCTGCTCCAGCAGCTGTTTTGCCACACCATATAAGTTTCGAATAATTTCCCTTTCAGTCTGCCCCAGGGTAATCTGGTTGGATAACTGGAGAATATTACCCACCACTTCTGTCCCTTCCCCATATAAGCCCCTTACCACCATTCCAACCTGGTAAAGGGCGGAAAGTATCCGGTTAATCTGTTTAGTTATGGCCAAGCCCGGCAGATGCATCATTAAAGATGCCCGCATGCCGGTTCCCACATTAGTAGGACAAGAGGTAAGATAACCCAGTTGGTCATTAAAAGCAAAATCAAGATCTTCCTCCAGAACGTTATCAATATCATCTCCCTGTTTCCAGGCATTTTCCAGCTGGAGGCCCGGGAAAATAGATTGAATTCGAATATGGTCTTCCTCATTTATCATAATGCTGACGGACTCATCATTTTTCAGCAGCACACAGCTATTTTTGGCATCCTTTACCATTTGAGGGCTGATAATATGCTTTTCCACACACAGCTGTCTTTCCAATGGAGTAAGCTTAGACAGATCTACACGGCTGTATAATTGAAAGAATTCTTTCTTATGATCTAAGACTCTATTAACCTCTTTTAACACTTTCCCCCTTTGTTCGCCTTCCGCCAGACAGGGAAAAGGAAGCTCCTTTAAGTTTCTGGCCATACGAACCCTGCTGGTCAACACAATCTCAGAATGTGGACCGGTTCCCTCCATCCATTTACTGGACTGGATATCCAAAAAATGTTGTTTAGTCATTTTGTTTCTCACCACTTTCCACTACTTCTCTATCCAGTTCTCGAATTTTATCTCGGATCACAGCCGCTTCCTCGAATTCTTCATTCATTATCTTCTGCTGTAAAGCAGCCCGAAGTTTCTCAATTTCTTTTTTTACCTTAATTAAAGAACCTGAACGTTCAGGCACTTTCCCGGTATGCTGAATGCTGCCGTGAATTCTCTTCAATAACACCCCTAGTTTTTCTCCGAAATGCTCATAACATTTGGCACAGCCTAACCGCCCAATCTGGGAAAACTGAGCATATGTTAAACCACAGCCCTCACACTGAATCTTGGTGCTGGAGGGAATATCCACCGTTGTTTCGAATCCCTCTAAATCAAGAAGCCCTGCAAAAAAATGGTGCAAGGAAAAATTGGGTTCAAGAGTCAGCTCAAGCTCTCCCTTGTTATTTGCACACTCCTGACAAAGGTGCATTTCTGTCTTTTTATCATTTATTATTTTCGTCAGATGGACAACGGCATTATTCTTTTGACATTCTTGACAGAGCATAACTAATTACTCCTTAAAATTTTAGTTGAACTCCCCCCCGGCTTAAAACCCCATCCTTTTTTAAATAAAAGATGAACGCCGAAAAAAGAGTATAAATCATTAATAATTAAAGACTCCTTATTAGTCTATTAAAAAGCAGGCTAAATATTTAAAGTTAGAGGATCTTTTTACCCTTTCATAACTGCCTCAAACATTTTCAACAAAAATTGTTTCTTTATATCCTCTGCAAACAATCCTTCACCAAAAGCATCAAACTCCAGCATAACGACTTCCATGATTTTAGCTTCCCGACGGGTAATTACTTTCCCCTGGGAAAGGCGAGATATAAAATTAGTCACCTGAACTTTGTTCAAGGGTTCTTCCTGCAGATGACTGATCACCTTGGTATAATTTGAAACCTTGCTTACATCCAGTTTATTTATACGAATATACCCACCGCCGCCCCGGCGGCTTTCTACAGAATAACCTCTTTCCATGGTAAAACGGGTAGAGAGGACGTAGTTGATTTGAGAAGGAACACAGTTAAATTTTGCAGCCAACTCTCTACGCTGTAACAGGATATGATCCTTTGAGGAAAGAGCCAGGAGCTGTTTTAAATAATATTCAATACCGTCAACTAAACTAGGGATAATACCACCCCCTGACCAATTCTTTGACCTTCCCTGACCTTTATAGCTTAATTATATATGATTTTCAAAGATTATCAAATAGAAAAAACCCCGCATTTCTTATTATTTGCTATTTGTGAACTATTATATCTAATATAATACGATTTTATTTTACTTTGCTAAAAAAAGGCACGGAATTGTGCCTTTTTTACCCTAATTTAAAATATTTAATATTAAGTTTTACTTAACAATTTTTATTATTAAAACATCGTCCCCGCCCCGCTTAGCTTAGAGGAAGCAGCCTTCTAAGCTAAGAATGAAGAAATATTTAATGGTCAAGATGGGCACCTTCGCCGCCTGTATCCATAAATTTCCCCGGGCCAGGTCGGCTGTAGGGATAATTCCTTTTATCTACCTCTTCCCCGTCCCAGGATATTTCCAATACCTCATTAATCTGAACTATTTTCTTAAGCATTTCATGGGTTTTTAATTTATAAGGTATTTTCAGCAAAAAGTCCAGTGAGATAACATTGGTTTTATAAGCCTCCAAATACTCCGCCGGGCCCATTTCCAGGTTATGAATATTAATGTTCATTTCACCGAAGGCATCCCCTATTTTTCCTAACAAACCTGGTTTATCTACTGCCATCACCGCCATTTTTCTCAGACGCTGCTGTCGGGCCAGGTAAACCTCAACTCCCCGCAGTGCATAAAGACTGGATAAAAGCAAAAAAGTAGTTACCAATGCTCCTACATAAAAACCACTGCCCACCGCCAGGCCAATAATGGCCACCACCCACAGGCTGGCTGCCGTTGTCAACCCCCGAATAGTATTTCCATAGCGCATTATAGTTCCTGCCCCTAGAAAACCAATACCGCTGACAGCGTGTGAGGCCATCCTGGATGGATCGGCTCCCCGGCCTACTTCTCCTAATTCTGAAGTAAAGGCATACATAGACACCAGCATTACCAGAGCACAGCCTACACAAACTAAAATATGTGTTCTAAATCCTGCTGGACGGTTATGCCTTTCCCTTTCAAACCCCACCAGACCACCCAATAGCACGGATAAAATTAGCCTTATAACCAACTCTAAATGGGAAATGTTCATTTTATGTCTCCCTGTATACGTTATATAAGCTATTATATGCGCTTTTTCCTTAAAAATCAACTGAATGGACCTTCGTTTTCAGAAATTTCTGTCATTAGCATGTAGTGCGTCTATAGAAATTTCTGAAATTATTTTGAAACCATTAGATTCTCCAGGATACCATCTATACTCTGCTTGCCTGTCAGCACACCTTCAAAGAGGTCACCTTTAGCCTCCAGCCGTTCCTTTATATTCAACAAATGAAAAGCTGAAGAGGATGTAATATTACCCTGCTGGATTTCTTCCCATAACAGAGGGGTAGAAACCGGTGCCCCGGGATGGGGTCTTATACTATAAGGTGCATTTATGGTTTTGCCCCAGGCATTTTGAAGATAATCCAGGTAAATCTTACCCTGTCTCTTATCCACTTTCCTTTCCATGGTAGTAATCTGAGGGTGAATATCATGAACTAAAGAACAAAAATAGGATACAAATTTCCTTACCTCCTCATAAGAATAACGAGGCTTAAGAGGCACATATACCTGTAATCCCGTAGAGCCCGAGGTCTTGGGGTAACACTTGAGCCCCACCTTCACCAGAAGGTCCCTGATAGTCAGGGAAACACTGCAGACCTGCTCAAAGGTAGATTCCTCCATAGGATCCAAATCAAACACTGCGAAATCTGGATTCTCCAAACTCTGCAGACTGGAAAACCAGGGGTGAATTTCAATACAAGCCTGATTGCCCAACCAGGCCAGGGTCTGCACATCCTCCACAAGAATATAACGGGTCACCTTGGAGCTGCTTCGGGAATTAATGGAAAAAGTTTTCACCCAGGATGGACCCTCCAAAGGAAAATTCTTTTGATAAAATCCTTTTTCCTGGATTCCTCCGGGAAATCTTTGAAAAACCACCGGCCTGTTCCTTAAATACTTCAATAAATAAGGAGCAGCCTCCAGATAATATTTAATCAGTTGAGATTTGGTAAAGCCCTCACGGGGCCAGAGTACTTTATCTAAATTAGTTAACCTCAACTCTTGGCCATTAACTTCAAAAAAACTTTCCATACATTTCAAGTGTTAAGTGCCAGGGATTGCCAGGGGGACAGTTCTCTTGACAATCTCCTGACACTACGACACTAAAATCACTCCTTTCACTGCTTTCAAAATCTTCGCTGCGCTCCTTGATACAGCATACCAAACTATAACAACAAACCGGTTTATCTCTTTTTTTTAGGGTATAGGACCCCCGCCTCTAAGCGTTAGCGTAGGTGGGGCTTAAAATCTGGTGGAGTAGAGTCTCCACCTGATTCCCAGATGTTTCAGCTTGCTGAAACGAGTTCACTGTATTTTTGTGTAATTTAAATTAATATTCTAAGTCATAAGTGCAAATAGTAAAATAACGAAAAAAGGTGTCAGGGGAGGGTACATTCTTCCGGGTCTGCGGTGGTAAAGCCTTTTATGGAGGGTGCTCTTAATTTTAATTGTGGTGTCCACTCACTGAACTCCACCCACATGGCCAGGCTGGGCTGCACCCAAATGCTGCTTTGGGAGGAGGGAAGATTGGTAAAAGGAGATTCAGAAATTTGTCGTTCCATTAAATAACCCATAAGGTTTCTCCACTCATCTTCTTTTAGTCCGGTCCCTACTCGGCCCACATACAATAGTTCCTGTCCCAAATAGGCTCCCGCCATCAGGGATGAGATCCGGCCGTCCTTAACCGTAAAACCTCCTATGGTGCACATAATTTTATGCTTCACCTTTATTTTCCACCAGTGATGTGAGTTTTTACCGGAAACATAGGGGCTGTCTTTCACTTTAGCCACCACACCCTCTAGACCGTTCTCTTTTGCCCAGGCAAACAGCTTTTCCCCCTCCTGTGAATTATCGGTAATCTTTATAAAATCACTTTCCTGCACCGACTCTCGTAACAGCCGTTGACGCTCTTCATAGGGACATGAAAAGAGAGGTTTCCCCTCAATATAAAGAAGGTCAAAAATATAATACACAGCAGGAAGGGTGTGTGTCAGTGTCTGCAGCCGTTCCAGACGAGTCAATAGATCTCTTTTCAATATAGAAGGGAAACTGGGCTTCCCCTGCCGAAGCACCACCATCTCCCCGTCTAAAACCCCTTTAGCAAACTTCACCTGAGAAGGTAATTGGATGGCCTCCGGATACTGCAGGGTCCGATCCTTCAGCCGCCGGTTTTGCAGCCTCACCTTCCCCTCACTAATAAATGCCAGCATCCTGACCCCATCCCATTTTACCTGATATAGATATTGCCGGCCCAGGGGAATATCCTTTCTGGAATGGGGTTCCATGGGTTTTATTTTTTCCTCCAACAGGTCACGTTCCATAATCTAGCCAATCCCTGCTTTCTCTTTTTTCTTCCGCCCCTGGGGTGGTTTTTTCTTTTTATCCTTTTTTAGTCCTGCCCTCTCTTCCTCTTTACCCTCCGTCATCTGCACACTGGCCCTCAAAGCCTCCATCAAATCGACAATCTTGGCTTTTTCCGGCGCTTCGGGAACCTCTATCTTCTGCCCCGCTACTTTGGCCTCAATAATTTGCAGCACTCTTTCCCGATACTCATCAAAGTATTTCTCTGGGTCAAAGGATGAGGCCAGATTTTCCACCAGCTGCTGAGCCATTTTCAGCTCATTTTCATGAATAGTAATTCCCCGGCCTTCCACAGGAACCAGGTCAGTGTTCCTTACTTCGTCAGGGTAAAACATCGTTTCCATGGTAAGAATCCCGTTATGAACCCGAATGGCTGCCAGATTTTCCCGGGTCCGGATGACCACCCGTGCGATGGCAATTTTCCCGGTTTCCTCCATAATGTTTCTAAGCAGGACATAAGGCTTTTCTCCGGTTTCACCGGGAGCCATATAATATGTTTTATCAAAATAAACCGGGTCAATCTCCTCTAAGTTTACAAAATCCACAATGTCCACCGTTTTTGATCTACCCTGGGGAAACCGCTCCAGTTCCTCAGAATCAAAAACTACATATTTTCCCGTTTCAAACTCATAACCTTTGATAATTTCATCCCATCCAACCTCCTGCTGACAGGAAGAACATACTCTATTATTTTTAATAGGACTTTTACATTTGTTGTGCAGAAACTTGAATTTTACTTCTTTCCTCTCCGTTGCCGGAAAAAGTTTTACCGGTATGCTGACCAGCCCAAAACTGATAGCTCCCTTCCAAATTGTGCGCATAAAAAACCCCCCAAAGATCAAGTTGATTGTTTATATCTTTTGAATATAATGGCATTCTATACATCAACATAACCCGGAGGGCTTATTTATATTAAATTAGCATTATACTACCTTTAATACACATAAATACACACCAACATACATCAATTCACACCAATATTCATCAATTCACATCAACAATAATATATAAGTTTTTATACTATGTACTCTTTCAGCTTACCTTGCAGCTCTTCCTTTTGTCTAAAACCCACCAATACTTCCTTCATCTCTCCATCCTTAAAAAAGACCAGGGTAGGGACACTTAACACCTTATAATTGGTGGCTGTTAAACTACTTTCGTCCACATTAACCTTTGCCACTTTAACTTTTCCCTGAAATTCCTCAGCCAACTCCTCTAAAAACGGAGCTAACATTCGACAAGGCCCACACCATGGGGCCATAAAACCCACCAAAACAGGTTCCCCTTCATGCAGCAGAACCTCTTCTTCAAAGTTATAGTCCTTTATCTCTAATACTTTTGACATTAATTTGACCTCCTTTATATTTTAAGATTTTCTCTTCTTTAAATAGCTTTTGGCCAGGTTGGCAGCAACAGCACCGTCAGCAGCGGCGGTAATCACCTGCCGCACCTTCTTCTGCCTTACATCGCCGGCGGCATAAACTCCCGCAATAGAGGTCTCCATCTTTTCATTGGTTATTATGTAGCCTTCTTCATCCATTTCCACCTCTGAATCCTCCAGAAAATAGGTATTGGGGTGAACTCCGATATAGATAAGCATACCGCCGACCTCTAACATCCACTCTTCCCCGGTAACATTATCCCGAAGCAGAACTTTTTCTAAAAGATTTTCTCCCTTTACTTCCTTCACCACTGTATTCCATAAAAACTCAATCTTTTCATTTTCCGATGCCTGCTCTTGTAAATCTTTTTCTGCCCTTAGATTTTCGCCACGATGGGCTATATAAACCTTCTCTGCAAATTGGGTTGTAAAAATGGCCTCTTGTAACGCAGCATTTCCGCCTCCCACCACCAAAACCTTTTTATTCCTAAAGAGAGGAGCATCACAGGTAGCACAAAAAGATATCCCCCTGCCGATAAAATTCTCTTCCCCCGGCACACCCAGGCTCTTATGACTGGTTCCGGTGGCAATAATTACAGACTTCGCCAGAAACTCCTCTTTTTCACTTATGGCCGCTTTTACATCGCCTCTGTCCTCAAACCGGACAATATTTTTCCATTTTATTTCCGCACCAAAATTTTTAGCCTGCTCTTCAAAAAGCTTACCCAATTCGTATCCGGAAATGTCCTGGGGAAACCCCGGGTAATTATTTACCTTTTCGGAAATCACTATTGTGCCGCCCAACACCATTTTTTCTATTACCAGCGTAGAAAGCTTGGCTCTACTGGCATAAATTGCCGCCGTCAAAGCTGCCGGGCCACCGCCAATAATTATTACATCATATAACAGGGAAAGCACCTCCTTACTATTATGGTTAATCCTATCAATATATTGCAAATTTTAATTAAGTCCCAAAGTTTGTTCCTACGATTTTTCTTGCCCTATCTTCCCTTTAGCATAACGGCTTAACAACTGCGGAAACTTAATTCCAATATCCTTTAACATTGGCCCATAGCCTCCGGTATTTTCCATAATATTGGCTATATAACGCACCAAAAATGGGTTATAACGGACAAACTGAAAGGGAATTACTTTTTTGCCCAAAAGAATTGCCACCGCCAGGGACAGTCGAAACTCCTTTAAAAAATCCTGGTAACACCTGTTAGTATATCGAGAACCAATCTGTTCTATTCTATTTTGCTCCAAACCGGATATAATCTCCTCAGCAATGAAACGTCCGCTTTTCAAGGCAAAATAAATACCCTCTCCTGAAAAAGAGTCTACAAAACCTGCTGCATCACCCGCCAGGTACACCTGACCTTGAGAAATAGCTCTTTTAAAACCCCCCGCCGGCAGATAATATCCTTGAGTTTTGTAATCTTTCAAAGGAAGATTCTTTTCTCTGCAAAGCCTGTCCAACCAGTTATGGAAAACACCAATACTTTTTTTCTCCACTAACTTAGATGTGCCAATCCCAATATTTAGGTAATTCTCGTGGTGAAATAACCAGCCCATACTAAATGGATGAGAAACACAATGCAGCTCAGCCACCTCGGGATCTATGCCCTCCACGGGGCCCTCCAGGGGAAGATCCATATATAAAGTAAAACCTAAATCCCAACGGCG contains:
- the trxA gene encoding thioredoxin, with protein sequence MSKVLEIKDYNFEEEVLLHEGEPVLVGFMAPWCGPCRMLAPFLEELAEEFQGKVKVAKVNVDESSLTATNYKVLSVPTLVFFKDGEMKEVLVGFRQKEELQGKLKEYIV
- the trxB gene encoding thioredoxin-disulfide reductase, whose protein sequence is MQYIDRINHNSKEVLSLLYDVIIIGGGPAALTAAIYASRAKLSTLVIEKMVLGGTIVISEKVNNYPGFPQDISGYELGKLFEEQAKNFGAEIKWKNIVRFEDRGDVKAAISEKEEFLAKSVIIATGTSHKSLGVPGEENFIGRGISFCATCDAPLFRNKKVLVVGGGNAALQEAIFTTQFAEKVYIAHRGENLRAEKDLQEQASENEKIEFLWNTVVKEVKGENLLEKVLLRDNVTGEEWMLEVGGMLIYIGVHPNTYFLEDSEVEMDEEGYIITNEKMETSIAGVYAAGDVRQKKVRQVITAAADGAVAANLAKSYLKKRKS
- a CDS encoding NAD(P)/FAD-dependent oxidoreductase; this encodes MNYDLAVIGAGPAGASAARNAALKGLSVVIIEKQALPRMKPCAGLVSKKALTELDFDLPEGLTAQKIRGVKLVDSVFNEFTEKTSRIIGRTVKRSEFDAFLTQKAREAGADLKDNTRLLDFKEEGQKIVLNTSQGQLTCRFLVGADGVYSRVAKKSGIRKKWRRWDLGFTLYMDLPLEGPVEGIDPEVAELHCVSHPFSMGWLFHHENYLNIGIGTSKLVEKKSIGVFHNWLDRLCREKNLPLKDYKTQGYYLPAGGFKRAISQGQVYLAGDAAGFVDSFSGEGIYFALKSGRFIAEEIISGLEQNRIEQIGSRYTNRCYQDFLKEFRLSLAVAILLGKKVIPFQFVRYNPFLVRYIANIMENTGGYGPMLKDIGIKFPQLLSRYAKGKIGQEKS